One window of Magallana gigas chromosome 2, xbMagGiga1.1, whole genome shotgun sequence genomic DNA carries:
- the LOC136273211 gene encoding uncharacterized protein, which produces MEALMRQVLIICLFQGVQTNLIFDQGTWKVIDSMYDVYTNSSVLSSHQDVTCIECAARTLMLDGEGYSCNRGDQMCMIYSTCHLKDRLVPGDWEPMAGWLHFCTKIKLAPGLTGTWLDLGIQLSRRKSIRFQVKATNDVYIGLGSGHNTDSPGYWVILGGWNRTTSCLRDGFVVGSQCYSEYIGPVLSGKQYRSFWVTWNEGHVRVGTGETVGNGTIMDHVFPNVYTVRHALIKTYKCRGEWVIYL; this is translated from the exons ATGGAAGCTCTGATGAGACAAGTtttgattatttgtttatttcaaggAGTACAGACAAACTTAATTTTTGACCAGGGCACCTGGAAAGTGATTGACTCTATGTATGACGTTTACACCAACTCGTCGGTTCTGTCCAGCCATCAGGACGTCACGTGTATTGAGTGCGCCGCCAGGACCCTGATGCTGGACGGAGAGGGTTACTCCTGTAACCGTGGCGACCAGATGTGTATGATCTACAGTACCTGTCACTTAAAGGACCGCCTGGTTCCCGGGGACTGGGAGCCAATGGCAGGATGGCTACATTTCTGTACAA AAATTAAATTAGCTCCAGGATTGACGGGGACCTGGCTTGATCTCGGAATACAACTCAGCAGGAGAAAATCGATACGCTTCCAGGTCAAGGCCACTAATGATGTCTATATTGGACTAGGTTCTGGACACAACACGGACAGTCCCGGCTACTGGGTTATATTAGGAGGGTGGAATAGGACAACATCGTGTCTGAGGGATGGATTTGTCGTCGGAAGTCAGTGTTATTCAGAGTACATCGGACCTGTATTAAGTGGCAAACAGTATAGATCGTTCTGGGTCACCTGGAATGAAGGTCATGTAAGAGTGGGGACAGGGGAAACAGTGGGTAACGGAACAATCATGGACCATGTGTTTCCTAACGTATATACCGTGCGACATGCtctgatcaaaacatataaGTGTAGAGGGGAGTGGGTCATTTACCTGTAA